A single region of the Lotus japonicus ecotype B-129 chromosome 4, LjGifu_v1.2 genome encodes:
- the LOC130711997 gene encoding uncharacterized protein LOC130711997: MSLRSEQLTTKYTLCSVLFFYPIPMFSLDQNTLQYINLSSGGREMPKTTTTTTTPPTIKPENYAHSPVHYAVVLADHTTLSTIISTLPSPPDPSQIRTDSDSLTQERIADYISTVLDRRDVPFRETPLHLAVRLNDIFAVRALATAGADASLQNSAGWNAIQEALCRRTSDFALVLLNLHHRNAWSKWRRRLPRVLAALHRMRDFYMEMSFHFESSVIPFVGKIAPSDTYKIWKRDGNLRADTSLAGFDGLKIQRADQSFLFLGDGDQARDIPSGSLLVLNRDDRSVFDPFENAGGPMSEADVAAFCSQTSVYRPGMDVTKAELVGRTNWRKQEKTESVGEWKAKVYDVQNVVFSFRSRKIAGAAGSEQVLDEDDEGFLAAEKKKEWVPQPRTKEKEYVKSLRPSIWLTEQFPLKTEELLPLLDILANKVKAVRRLRELLTTKLPPGTFPVKVAIPVVPTVRVVITFTKFVELQPVEQFYTPFSSPRHLSSETGRVDEEHKPERHRSSSSSSSVAYKWLRRNNSMSRAGNKQQQPQCSSMTLDCDTFAIPAGYTWTSVDSKSSKMKKSKSVRKSK; encoded by the exons ATGAGCCTGAGAAGTGAACAGCTAACTACAAAATACACTCTCTGTTCTGTGCTTTTTTTCTATCCAATCCCAATGTTTTCATTAGACCAAAATACCCTCCAATACATAAATCTTTCCTCAGGTGGAAGGGAAATGCCgaaaaccaccaccaccaccaccactcctcCGACGATCAAACCGGAAAACTACGCCCACAGCCCCGTCCACTACGCCGTCGTATTGGCTGACCATACCACTCTTTCTACAATCATCTCCACACTCCCCTCCCCACCCGACCCATCTCAAATTCGAACAGACTCAGACTCCCTCACGCAAGAACGCATCGCCGACTACATCTCCACCGTCCTTGACCGCCGCGACGTCCCTTTCAGAGAAACCCCTCTCCACCTCGCTGTCCGTCTCAACGACATCTTCGCCGTCCGCGCACTCGCCACCGCCGGCGCTGACGCCTCCCTCCAAAACTCCGCTGGATGGAACGCTATCCAGGAAGCACTCTGCCGCCGCACCTCCGACTTCGCCCTTGTCCTCCTCAACCTCCACCACCGCAACGCCTGGTCCAAATGGCGCCGCCGTCTCCCCCGCGTCCTCGCCGCACTTCACCGCATGAGGGACTTCTACATGGAGATGTCGTTCCATTTCGAGAGCTCCGTCATTCCCTTCGTCGGCAAGATCGCGCCCTCCGACACCTACAAAATCTGGAAGCGCGACGGGAACCTCCGCGCTGACACCTCCCTCGCCGGGTTCGATGGCTTGAAGATCCAGCGCGCTGACCAGAGCTTCCTCTTCCTCGGCGACGGAGACCAGGCGCGTGATATCCCCTCCGGCTCCCTGCTCGTCCTGAACCGCGACGACCGCAGTGTCTTCGACCCCTTCGAGAACGCCGGAGGGCCGATGAGTGAGGCTGATGTCGCCGCATTCTGCTCCCAGACGAGCGTGTACCGTCCCGGCATGGACGTGACGAAGGCGGAGCTCGTAGGGAGAACGAATTGGAGGAAGCAGGAGAAGACGGAGAGCGTGGGAGAGTGGAAGGCGAAGGTGTACGATGTGCAGAACGTGGTTTTCAGCTTCCGGTCACGGAAGATTGCCGGAGCGGCGGGGAGCGAGCAGGTGCTGGATGAAGACGACGAGGGTTTTCTGGCGGCGGAGAAAAAGAAGGAGTGGGTCCCACAACCGCGGACGAAGGAGAAAGAGTACGTTAAAAGCTTACGGCCGTCGATCTGGCTGACGGAGCAGTTTCCGTTGAAGACGGAGGAGCTTCTGCCGTTACTGGACATCCTGGCCAACAAGGTCAAAGCGGTGCGGAGGCTCAGAGAGTTGCTAACTACCAAGTTACCGCCGGGAACTTTTCCAGTTAAG GTGGCTATACCGGTAGTTCCTACGGTGAGGGTGGTGATTACATTTACAAAATTTGTGGAGCTGCAACCGGTGGAGCAATTCTACACACCGTTCTCAAGTCCAAGGCATTTGAGCAGTGAAACAGGCAGAGTAGATGAGGAACACAAACCAGAAAGGCATCGctcctcttcatcatcatcttctgttGCATACAAATGGCTGAGACGAAATAATAGCATGTCTCGTGCGGGGAATAAGCAGCAGCAACCTCAATGTTCCTCCATGACATTGGATTGTGACACTTTTGCCATTCCTGCTGGGTATACATGGACGAGTGTGGACAGTAAATCTAGCAAAATGAAGAAATCCAAGTCTGTGAGAAAGTCCAAGTAA